The following proteins are encoded in a genomic region of Portunus trituberculatus isolate SZX2019 chromosome 13, ASM1759143v1, whole genome shotgun sequence:
- the LOC123503107 gene encoding 26S proteasome non-ATPase regulatory subunit 1-like isoform X2 — MGFITSAAGILALLDETQDELRMFALERLNEITDTFWPEIADSIQKIERLEEDGSFPKRELAALLVSKVYFHLGSYLDSLTYALRSGPMLHQDPNQLYIDTIKVHAIDHYIKLRAQKDAKMDPRLETLLNNMFRRCIEDQQYRHAIGIALETHRMDWFREAIMTSDDIVGSLTYSYKIAMQYIEQRKFRDEVLEQLVSLYQGLETPDYVNMCQCLIHLDKPHEVASILDKLIKNDSLKSEAMDNELMAYQIGFDLYESATQDLLSHVRQGLHTTAPVPSLLKDVDALSTASTTTTAPAAATTTTTTTTTTTTTSSTPATAEDEEKSGGGGSTQEEEGGDAPMTEEKTLDDLTELEKTHQTRVEKLARILSGEMTIEQHLQFLIANNHTDMLILRHSKEAVRASVCHTATVIANAFMHCGTTSDQFLRDNLEWLSRATNWAKMTATASLGVIHRGHEKEALTLMQAYLPKESNSPGYAESGSLYALGLIHANHGANIIEYLLNQTKDATSDIVRHGGCLGLGLAAMGTQRTDVYEQLKYCLFQDDAVTGEAAGLAMGLVMLGSANDQAVSDMASYARDTQHEKILRGLAQGIALTMYGQQDQADRLITELSEDKDAILRRAAMYTVAMAYCGTASTPAMKRLLHVAVSDVDNDVRRAAVEALGFLLFRSPEQIPSMVSLLSESYNPHVRYGAAMALGVACSGTGQKEALGLLEPLTNDPVNFVRQGALIASALVLIQQTEATCPKVKDFRQLYAKVISDKHEDSIAKFGAILAQGIIDAGGRNMTISLQSRTGHTSMTSVVGMFVFTQFWYWFPLAHFLSMAFTPTCLIGLNSELKMPKMQFLSNAKPSTYGYPAPLEEKKKEVAEKVTAVLSITAKAKKKDDERKKKEQKDEKMDVDEEKKEKEEKEKEKEKEEKKKEEEKKKEEPAFDLLSNPARVMKAQLKVVRMADGSRYAPVKELAIGGIILMRDTKPEDSEELVQPVPALGPKAEEETEPDPPEPFFYED; from the exons ATGGGGTTCATCACGTCTGCAG CGGGCATCCTGGCCCTGCTGGATGAAACACAGGATGAACTGAGGATGTTTGCACTGGAGCGACTCAATGAGATCACTGACACCTTCTGGCCTGAGATTGCTGACTCCATACAGAAGAT AGAGAGGCTGGAGGAGGATGGCAGCTTTCCTAAGAGGGAGCTGGCAGCACTGCTGGTGTCAAAGGTGTATTTCCACTTAGGCTCTTACCTGGACTCCCTCACTTATGCCCTACGCTCAGGACCCATGTTGCACCAGGATCCCAACCAGCTGTATATCGACACCATCAAGG TGCATGCCATTGACCACTACATCAAGCTGCGGGCCCAGAAGGATGCCAAGATGGACCCTCGCCTGGAGACACTCCTCAACAATATGTTCCGACGCTGCATTGAGGACCAGCAGTACCGCCATGCAATCGGCATTGCCCTGGAGACACACCGCATGGACTGGTTCAGGGAGGCCATCATGACCTCG GATGACATAGTGGGCAGCCTGACCTACTCCTACAAGATTGCCATGCAATACATTGAGCAGCGGAAGTTCCGGGACGAGGTGTTGGAGCAGCTGGTGTCCCTGTACCAAGGTCTGGAGACTCCAGACTATGTCAACATGTGTCAGTGTCTCATCCACTTGGACAAACCTCATGAAGTGGCCTCTATTCTTGACAAGCTTATCAAGAATGACAGCCTGAAGAGTGAGGCCATG GACAACGAGCTCATGGCATACCAGATCGGCTTTGATCTGTATGAGAGCGCCACCCAGGACCTGCTGTCCCACGTGCGACAGGGCCTGCACACCACTGCACCTGTCCCCTCACTTCTCAAAGATGTGGATGCCCTCTCCActgcatccaccaccaccactgcaccagctgctgccaccactaccaccacaacaaccaccaccaccactaccacgtccTCCACGCCTGCCACtgcggaggatgaggagaaaagtggaggaggaggcagcactcaagaggaggagggtggagatgCACCCATGACGGAGGAGAAGACTCTAGATGACCTG ACAGAGCTAGAGAAGACCCACCAGACCCGTGTGGAGAAGCTTGCCCGTATCCTGAGTGGTGAGATGACCATTGAGCAGCACCTTCAGTTCCTCATTGCCAACAACCACACAGACATGCTCATCCTGCGCCACAGCAAGGAGGCAGTGCGGGCATCTGTTTGCCACACTGCCACTGTCATCGCCAATGCCTTCATGCACTGTGGAACAACTTCTGACCAGTTCCTCAG GGACAACTTGGAGTGGCTGTCCAGGGCCACTAACTGGGCCAAAATGACGGCCACAGCTTCCCTAGGAGTGATCCACCGCGGCCATGAGAAGGAGGCCCTCACCCTGATGCAGGCATACCTCCCCAAGGAGTCCAACAGCCCAGGCTATGCTGAGAGCGGCTCTCTCTATGCCCTAGGCCTGATCCATGCTAACCACGGAGCAAACATTATTGAGTACCTCCTCAACCAGACCAAGGATGCCACCAGTGAT ATTGTGCGTCATGGTGGCTGCCTTGGGCTGGGTCTGGCAGCAATGGGAACTCAGCGCACTGATGTGTACGAGCAGCTCAAGTATTGCCTATTTCAAGATGATGCTGTGACCGGTGAGGCGGCTGGCCTGGCCATGGGGCTGGTGATGCTGGGCTCTGCAAATGACCAGGCTGTCTCAGACATGGCCAGCTATGCACGGGATACCCAGCATGAGAAGATCCTGCGAGGCTTGGCCCAGGGCATTGCTCTGACCATGTATGGCCAGCAGGACCAGGCAGACCGGCTCATCACAGAGCTCAGCGAGGACAAGGATGCCATCTTGCGGCGGGCAGCCATGTACACTGTGGCCATGGCCTACTGCGGCACAGCCTCCACGCCAGCCATGAAGCGACTGCTGCATGTGGCTGTGTCAGACGTGGACAATGACGTGCGCCGTGCTGCAGTGGAGGCTTTGGGTTTCTTGCTGTTCCGCTCACCTGAGCAGATCCCCAGTATGGTGTCCCTCCTGTCTGAGTCGTACAACCCTCACGTGCGGTATGGGGCTGCCATGGCCCTGGGTGTAGCCTGCTCTGGCACGGGCCAAAAGGAAGCTCTGGGCCTACTGGAGCCGCTCACCAATGATCCAGTCAATTTTGTGCGGCAGGGTGCCCTCATTGCTTCAGCTCTGGTGCTCATCCAGCAGACAGAGGCCACCTGCCCCAAGGTGAAGGACTTTCGCCAGCTGTACGCCAAGGTCATCTCGGACAAGCATGAAGATTCCATTGCCAAGTTTGGTGCAATCTTGGCACAGGGCATAATTGATGCTGGTGGCCGCAACATGACCATCTCCCTGCAGAGCCGCACAGGTCACACTAGCATGACTTCTGTGGTTGGCATGTTTGTCTTCACACAATTCTGGTATTGGTTCCCCCTTGCCCACTTCCTATCCATGGCCTTCACCCCCACCTGCCTCATTGGCCTCAACTCAGAGCTGAAGATGCCCAAGATGCAGTTCCTCTCCAATGCTAAGCCATCCACCTATGGTTACCCAGCACCtctggaggagaagaagaaggaggtggcaGAGAAGGTGACAGCTGTGCTATCCATTACTGCAAAGGCcaagaagaaggatgatgagcgcaagaagaaggaacagaaggatgagaagatggatgtggatgaagagaagaaagagaaggaggagaaggaaaaggaaaaagagaaggaggagaagaaaaaggaggaagagaagaaaaaggaggagccTGCCTTTGACCTCCTCAGCAACCCAGCAAGGGTGATGAAGGCCCAGCTGAAGGTGGTGAGAATGGCAGATGGCTCCCGCTACGCCCCCGTCAAGGAGCTGGCCATCGGCGGCATCATCCTGATGCGTGACACCAAGCCTGAAGACAGTGAAGAGTTGGTCCAGCCCGTCCCTGCCCTTGGGCccaaggcagaggaggagactGAACCTGACCCCCCAGAGCCCTTCTTCTATGAGGACTAG
- the LOC123503107 gene encoding 26S proteasome non-ATPase regulatory subunit 1-like isoform X1, whose protein sequence is MGFITSAAGILALLDETQDELRMFALERLNEITDTFWPEIADSIQKIERLEEDGSFPKRELAALLVSKVYFHLGSYLDSLTYALRSGPMLHQDPNQLYIDTIKVHAIDHYIKLRAQKDAKMDPRLETLLNNMFRRCIEDQQYRHAIGIALETHRMDWFREAIMTSDDIVGSLTYSYKIAMQYIEQRKFRDEVLEQLVSLYQGLETPDYVNMCQCLIHLDKPHEVASILDKLIKNDSLKSEAMDNELMAYQIGFDLYESATQDLLSHVRQGLHTTAPVPSLLKDVDALSTASTTTTAPAAATTTTTTTTTTTTTSSTPATAEDEEKSGGGGSTQEEEGGDAPMTEEKTLDDLTELEKTHQTRVEKLARILSGEMTIEQHLQFLIANNHTDMLILRHSKEAVRASVCHTATVIANAFMHCGTTSDQFLRKYWYSSGNVAPKRSHTLDNLEWLSRATNWAKMTATASLGVIHRGHEKEALTLMQAYLPKESNSPGYAESGSLYALGLIHANHGANIIEYLLNQTKDATSDIVRHGGCLGLGLAAMGTQRTDVYEQLKYCLFQDDAVTGEAAGLAMGLVMLGSANDQAVSDMASYARDTQHEKILRGLAQGIALTMYGQQDQADRLITELSEDKDAILRRAAMYTVAMAYCGTASTPAMKRLLHVAVSDVDNDVRRAAVEALGFLLFRSPEQIPSMVSLLSESYNPHVRYGAAMALGVACSGTGQKEALGLLEPLTNDPVNFVRQGALIASALVLIQQTEATCPKVKDFRQLYAKVISDKHEDSIAKFGAILAQGIIDAGGRNMTISLQSRTGHTSMTSVVGMFVFTQFWYWFPLAHFLSMAFTPTCLIGLNSELKMPKMQFLSNAKPSTYGYPAPLEEKKKEVAEKVTAVLSITAKAKKKDDERKKKEQKDEKMDVDEEKKEKEEKEKEKEKEEKKKEEEKKKEEPAFDLLSNPARVMKAQLKVVRMADGSRYAPVKELAIGGIILMRDTKPEDSEELVQPVPALGPKAEEETEPDPPEPFFYED, encoded by the exons ATGGGGTTCATCACGTCTGCAG CGGGCATCCTGGCCCTGCTGGATGAAACACAGGATGAACTGAGGATGTTTGCACTGGAGCGACTCAATGAGATCACTGACACCTTCTGGCCTGAGATTGCTGACTCCATACAGAAGAT AGAGAGGCTGGAGGAGGATGGCAGCTTTCCTAAGAGGGAGCTGGCAGCACTGCTGGTGTCAAAGGTGTATTTCCACTTAGGCTCTTACCTGGACTCCCTCACTTATGCCCTACGCTCAGGACCCATGTTGCACCAGGATCCCAACCAGCTGTATATCGACACCATCAAGG TGCATGCCATTGACCACTACATCAAGCTGCGGGCCCAGAAGGATGCCAAGATGGACCCTCGCCTGGAGACACTCCTCAACAATATGTTCCGACGCTGCATTGAGGACCAGCAGTACCGCCATGCAATCGGCATTGCCCTGGAGACACACCGCATGGACTGGTTCAGGGAGGCCATCATGACCTCG GATGACATAGTGGGCAGCCTGACCTACTCCTACAAGATTGCCATGCAATACATTGAGCAGCGGAAGTTCCGGGACGAGGTGTTGGAGCAGCTGGTGTCCCTGTACCAAGGTCTGGAGACTCCAGACTATGTCAACATGTGTCAGTGTCTCATCCACTTGGACAAACCTCATGAAGTGGCCTCTATTCTTGACAAGCTTATCAAGAATGACAGCCTGAAGAGTGAGGCCATG GACAACGAGCTCATGGCATACCAGATCGGCTTTGATCTGTATGAGAGCGCCACCCAGGACCTGCTGTCCCACGTGCGACAGGGCCTGCACACCACTGCACCTGTCCCCTCACTTCTCAAAGATGTGGATGCCCTCTCCActgcatccaccaccaccactgcaccagctgctgccaccactaccaccacaacaaccaccaccaccactaccacgtccTCCACGCCTGCCACtgcggaggatgaggagaaaagtggaggaggaggcagcactcaagaggaggagggtggagatgCACCCATGACGGAGGAGAAGACTCTAGATGACCTG ACAGAGCTAGAGAAGACCCACCAGACCCGTGTGGAGAAGCTTGCCCGTATCCTGAGTGGTGAGATGACCATTGAGCAGCACCTTCAGTTCCTCATTGCCAACAACCACACAGACATGCTCATCCTGCGCCACAGCAAGGAGGCAGTGCGGGCATCTGTTTGCCACACTGCCACTGTCATCGCCAATGCCTTCATGCACTGTGGAACAACTTCTGACCAGTTCCTCAG aaaGTACTGGTATAGCAGTGGCAACGTCGCACCCAAGAGGAGCCACACCTT GGACAACTTGGAGTGGCTGTCCAGGGCCACTAACTGGGCCAAAATGACGGCCACAGCTTCCCTAGGAGTGATCCACCGCGGCCATGAGAAGGAGGCCCTCACCCTGATGCAGGCATACCTCCCCAAGGAGTCCAACAGCCCAGGCTATGCTGAGAGCGGCTCTCTCTATGCCCTAGGCCTGATCCATGCTAACCACGGAGCAAACATTATTGAGTACCTCCTCAACCAGACCAAGGATGCCACCAGTGAT ATTGTGCGTCATGGTGGCTGCCTTGGGCTGGGTCTGGCAGCAATGGGAACTCAGCGCACTGATGTGTACGAGCAGCTCAAGTATTGCCTATTTCAAGATGATGCTGTGACCGGTGAGGCGGCTGGCCTGGCCATGGGGCTGGTGATGCTGGGCTCTGCAAATGACCAGGCTGTCTCAGACATGGCCAGCTATGCACGGGATACCCAGCATGAGAAGATCCTGCGAGGCTTGGCCCAGGGCATTGCTCTGACCATGTATGGCCAGCAGGACCAGGCAGACCGGCTCATCACAGAGCTCAGCGAGGACAAGGATGCCATCTTGCGGCGGGCAGCCATGTACACTGTGGCCATGGCCTACTGCGGCACAGCCTCCACGCCAGCCATGAAGCGACTGCTGCATGTGGCTGTGTCAGACGTGGACAATGACGTGCGCCGTGCTGCAGTGGAGGCTTTGGGTTTCTTGCTGTTCCGCTCACCTGAGCAGATCCCCAGTATGGTGTCCCTCCTGTCTGAGTCGTACAACCCTCACGTGCGGTATGGGGCTGCCATGGCCCTGGGTGTAGCCTGCTCTGGCACGGGCCAAAAGGAAGCTCTGGGCCTACTGGAGCCGCTCACCAATGATCCAGTCAATTTTGTGCGGCAGGGTGCCCTCATTGCTTCAGCTCTGGTGCTCATCCAGCAGACAGAGGCCACCTGCCCCAAGGTGAAGGACTTTCGCCAGCTGTACGCCAAGGTCATCTCGGACAAGCATGAAGATTCCATTGCCAAGTTTGGTGCAATCTTGGCACAGGGCATAATTGATGCTGGTGGCCGCAACATGACCATCTCCCTGCAGAGCCGCACAGGTCACACTAGCATGACTTCTGTGGTTGGCATGTTTGTCTTCACACAATTCTGGTATTGGTTCCCCCTTGCCCACTTCCTATCCATGGCCTTCACCCCCACCTGCCTCATTGGCCTCAACTCAGAGCTGAAGATGCCCAAGATGCAGTTCCTCTCCAATGCTAAGCCATCCACCTATGGTTACCCAGCACCtctggaggagaagaagaaggaggtggcaGAGAAGGTGACAGCTGTGCTATCCATTACTGCAAAGGCcaagaagaaggatgatgagcgcaagaagaaggaacagaaggatgagaagatggatgtggatgaagagaagaaagagaaggaggagaaggaaaaggaaaaagagaaggaggagaagaaaaaggaggaagagaagaaaaaggaggagccTGCCTTTGACCTCCTCAGCAACCCAGCAAGGGTGATGAAGGCCCAGCTGAAGGTGGTGAGAATGGCAGATGGCTCCCGCTACGCCCCCGTCAAGGAGCTGGCCATCGGCGGCATCATCCTGATGCGTGACACCAAGCCTGAAGACAGTGAAGAGTTGGTCCAGCCCGTCCCTGCCCTTGGGCccaaggcagaggaggagactGAACCTGACCCCCCAGAGCCCTTCTTCTATGAGGACTAG
- the LOC123503107 gene encoding 26S proteasome non-ATPase regulatory subunit 1-like isoform X3, whose translation MRSLTPSGLRLLTPYRRFLHSYRERLEEDGSFPKRELAALLVSKVYFHLGSYLDSLTYALRSGPMLHQDPNQLYIDTIKVHAIDHYIKLRAQKDAKMDPRLETLLNNMFRRCIEDQQYRHAIGIALETHRMDWFREAIMTSDDIVGSLTYSYKIAMQYIEQRKFRDEVLEQLVSLYQGLETPDYVNMCQCLIHLDKPHEVASILDKLIKNDSLKSEAMDNELMAYQIGFDLYESATQDLLSHVRQGLHTTAPVPSLLKDVDALSTASTTTTAPAAATTTTTTTTTTTTTSSTPATAEDEEKSGGGGSTQEEEGGDAPMTEEKTLDDLTELEKTHQTRVEKLARILSGEMTIEQHLQFLIANNHTDMLILRHSKEAVRASVCHTATVIANAFMHCGTTSDQFLRKYWYSSGNVAPKRSHTLDNLEWLSRATNWAKMTATASLGVIHRGHEKEALTLMQAYLPKESNSPGYAESGSLYALGLIHANHGANIIEYLLNQTKDATSDIVRHGGCLGLGLAAMGTQRTDVYEQLKYCLFQDDAVTGEAAGLAMGLVMLGSANDQAVSDMASYARDTQHEKILRGLAQGIALTMYGQQDQADRLITELSEDKDAILRRAAMYTVAMAYCGTASTPAMKRLLHVAVSDVDNDVRRAAVEALGFLLFRSPEQIPSMVSLLSESYNPHVRYGAAMALGVACSGTGQKEALGLLEPLTNDPVNFVRQGALIASALVLIQQTEATCPKVKDFRQLYAKVISDKHEDSIAKFGAILAQGIIDAGGRNMTISLQSRTGHTSMTSVVGMFVFTQFWYWFPLAHFLSMAFTPTCLIGLNSELKMPKMQFLSNAKPSTYGYPAPLEEKKKEVAEKVTAVLSITAKAKKKDDERKKKEQKDEKMDVDEEKKEKEEKEKEKEKEEKKKEEEKKKEEPAFDLLSNPARVMKAQLKVVRMADGSRYAPVKELAIGGIILMRDTKPEDSEELVQPVPALGPKAEEETEPDPPEPFFYED comes from the exons ATGAGATCACTGACACCTTCTGGCCTGAGATTGCTGACTCCATACAGAAGAT TCCTTCATTCCTACAGAGAGAGGCTGGAGGAGGATGGCAGCTTTCCTAAGAGGGAGCTGGCAGCACTGCTGGTGTCAAAGGTGTATTTCCACTTAGGCTCTTACCTGGACTCCCTCACTTATGCCCTACGCTCAGGACCCATGTTGCACCAGGATCCCAACCAGCTGTATATCGACACCATCAAGG TGCATGCCATTGACCACTACATCAAGCTGCGGGCCCAGAAGGATGCCAAGATGGACCCTCGCCTGGAGACACTCCTCAACAATATGTTCCGACGCTGCATTGAGGACCAGCAGTACCGCCATGCAATCGGCATTGCCCTGGAGACACACCGCATGGACTGGTTCAGGGAGGCCATCATGACCTCG GATGACATAGTGGGCAGCCTGACCTACTCCTACAAGATTGCCATGCAATACATTGAGCAGCGGAAGTTCCGGGACGAGGTGTTGGAGCAGCTGGTGTCCCTGTACCAAGGTCTGGAGACTCCAGACTATGTCAACATGTGTCAGTGTCTCATCCACTTGGACAAACCTCATGAAGTGGCCTCTATTCTTGACAAGCTTATCAAGAATGACAGCCTGAAGAGTGAGGCCATG GACAACGAGCTCATGGCATACCAGATCGGCTTTGATCTGTATGAGAGCGCCACCCAGGACCTGCTGTCCCACGTGCGACAGGGCCTGCACACCACTGCACCTGTCCCCTCACTTCTCAAAGATGTGGATGCCCTCTCCActgcatccaccaccaccactgcaccagctgctgccaccactaccaccacaacaaccaccaccaccactaccacgtccTCCACGCCTGCCACtgcggaggatgaggagaaaagtggaggaggaggcagcactcaagaggaggagggtggagatgCACCCATGACGGAGGAGAAGACTCTAGATGACCTG ACAGAGCTAGAGAAGACCCACCAGACCCGTGTGGAGAAGCTTGCCCGTATCCTGAGTGGTGAGATGACCATTGAGCAGCACCTTCAGTTCCTCATTGCCAACAACCACACAGACATGCTCATCCTGCGCCACAGCAAGGAGGCAGTGCGGGCATCTGTTTGCCACACTGCCACTGTCATCGCCAATGCCTTCATGCACTGTGGAACAACTTCTGACCAGTTCCTCAG aaaGTACTGGTATAGCAGTGGCAACGTCGCACCCAAGAGGAGCCACACCTT GGACAACTTGGAGTGGCTGTCCAGGGCCACTAACTGGGCCAAAATGACGGCCACAGCTTCCCTAGGAGTGATCCACCGCGGCCATGAGAAGGAGGCCCTCACCCTGATGCAGGCATACCTCCCCAAGGAGTCCAACAGCCCAGGCTATGCTGAGAGCGGCTCTCTCTATGCCCTAGGCCTGATCCATGCTAACCACGGAGCAAACATTATTGAGTACCTCCTCAACCAGACCAAGGATGCCACCAGTGAT ATTGTGCGTCATGGTGGCTGCCTTGGGCTGGGTCTGGCAGCAATGGGAACTCAGCGCACTGATGTGTACGAGCAGCTCAAGTATTGCCTATTTCAAGATGATGCTGTGACCGGTGAGGCGGCTGGCCTGGCCATGGGGCTGGTGATGCTGGGCTCTGCAAATGACCAGGCTGTCTCAGACATGGCCAGCTATGCACGGGATACCCAGCATGAGAAGATCCTGCGAGGCTTGGCCCAGGGCATTGCTCTGACCATGTATGGCCAGCAGGACCAGGCAGACCGGCTCATCACAGAGCTCAGCGAGGACAAGGATGCCATCTTGCGGCGGGCAGCCATGTACACTGTGGCCATGGCCTACTGCGGCACAGCCTCCACGCCAGCCATGAAGCGACTGCTGCATGTGGCTGTGTCAGACGTGGACAATGACGTGCGCCGTGCTGCAGTGGAGGCTTTGGGTTTCTTGCTGTTCCGCTCACCTGAGCAGATCCCCAGTATGGTGTCCCTCCTGTCTGAGTCGTACAACCCTCACGTGCGGTATGGGGCTGCCATGGCCCTGGGTGTAGCCTGCTCTGGCACGGGCCAAAAGGAAGCTCTGGGCCTACTGGAGCCGCTCACCAATGATCCAGTCAATTTTGTGCGGCAGGGTGCCCTCATTGCTTCAGCTCTGGTGCTCATCCAGCAGACAGAGGCCACCTGCCCCAAGGTGAAGGACTTTCGCCAGCTGTACGCCAAGGTCATCTCGGACAAGCATGAAGATTCCATTGCCAAGTTTGGTGCAATCTTGGCACAGGGCATAATTGATGCTGGTGGCCGCAACATGACCATCTCCCTGCAGAGCCGCACAGGTCACACTAGCATGACTTCTGTGGTTGGCATGTTTGTCTTCACACAATTCTGGTATTGGTTCCCCCTTGCCCACTTCCTATCCATGGCCTTCACCCCCACCTGCCTCATTGGCCTCAACTCAGAGCTGAAGATGCCCAAGATGCAGTTCCTCTCCAATGCTAAGCCATCCACCTATGGTTACCCAGCACCtctggaggagaagaagaaggaggtggcaGAGAAGGTGACAGCTGTGCTATCCATTACTGCAAAGGCcaagaagaaggatgatgagcgcaagaagaaggaacagaaggatgagaagatggatgtggatgaagagaagaaagagaaggaggagaaggaaaaggaaaaagagaaggaggagaagaaaaaggaggaagagaagaaaaaggaggagccTGCCTTTGACCTCCTCAGCAACCCAGCAAGGGTGATGAAGGCCCAGCTGAAGGTGGTGAGAATGGCAGATGGCTCCCGCTACGCCCCCGTCAAGGAGCTGGCCATCGGCGGCATCATCCTGATGCGTGACACCAAGCCTGAAGACAGTGAAGAGTTGGTCCAGCCCGTCCCTGCCCTTGGGCccaaggcagaggaggagactGAACCTGACCCCCCAGAGCCCTTCTTCTATGAGGACTAG